The following proteins come from a genomic window of Gynuella sunshinyii YC6258:
- the hisF gene encoding imidazole glycerol phosphate synthase subunit HisF has translation MALAKRIIPCLDVDNGRVVKGVNFVDIRDAGDPVEVARRYNAEGADEITMLDITATHEGRDTMIETVKAIAGEVFIPLTVGGGIRTLDDIRNMLNAGADKVSINSAAVKDPDFVRAASERFGAQCIVVAIDAKKVDDERWEIFTHGGRNATGIDAIEWAVKMDQFGAGEILLTSMDRDGTKNGFDNELNRRITEQVKIPLIASGGVGNLDHLVDGVLQGGADAVLAASIFHFAEYSIHQAKEHMAAAGIEMRL, from the coding sequence ATGGCACTGGCAAAAAGAATTATTCCATGTCTGGATGTCGATAATGGCCGGGTGGTCAAAGGGGTCAACTTTGTCGATATCCGAGATGCCGGAGACCCGGTGGAAGTGGCGCGCCGTTACAATGCTGAAGGTGCGGATGAAATTACCATGCTTGATATCACGGCGACTCATGAGGGCCGCGATACCATGATCGAAACCGTGAAAGCCATTGCCGGTGAAGTCTTCATTCCGTTGACGGTTGGAGGAGGAATTCGAACGCTCGATGATATCCGCAACATGTTGAATGCCGGGGCGGATAAAGTGTCCATCAACTCTGCTGCGGTTAAGGATCCGGACTTTGTTCGCGCAGCATCAGAACGATTCGGCGCACAATGTATTGTGGTTGCGATAGATGCCAAAAAAGTGGATGACGAACGCTGGGAGATTTTCACCCACGGCGGTCGCAACGCCACAGGTATCGATGCGATTGAATGGGCGGTCAAGATGGATCAGTTTGGGGCCGGTGAAATTCTGCTGACCAGCATGGATCGCGATGGCACCAAGAATGGTTTTGACAACGAACTTAATCGTCGCATTACTGAGCAGGTTAAAATCCCTCTGATTGCATCCGGTGGCGTCGGCAACCTGGATCATCTGGTGGATGGTGTGCTGCAGGGTGGGGCAGATGCCGTATTGGCAGCGAGTATTTTCCACTTCGCAGAATATTCCATTCATCAGGCCAAGGAGCATATGGCTGCCGCTGGTATCGAAATGCGCTTATAA
- the hisA gene encoding 1-(5-phosphoribosyl)-5-[(5-phosphoribosylamino)methylideneamino]imidazole-4-carboxamide isomerase: MLIIPAIDLKDGKCVRLKQGRMDDSTVFGDDPVAMASRWVEAGCRRLHLVDLNGAFEGKPVHAEVVTAIARKYPDLPIQIGGGIRSLDTIEQYLAAGVSYCIIGTQAVKQPEFVQQACARFAGHIIVGIDAKNGMVATEGWDDVSTVKATDLARQFASNGVSAIVYTDISRDGMMQGVNVEATVEVAEAGGIPVIASGGVTNMDDIRRLVTVAGRGICGAITGRAIYEGSLDVAEAQQYCDQQAGN, translated from the coding sequence ATGCTGATTATTCCCGCAATAGATTTAAAAGATGGAAAATGTGTCCGCCTCAAACAGGGGCGGATGGATGACTCCACGGTATTTGGTGATGATCCGGTGGCCATGGCCAGCCGTTGGGTTGAGGCTGGCTGTCGACGATTACATCTGGTGGATCTGAATGGTGCCTTTGAAGGCAAGCCGGTCCATGCTGAGGTGGTAACCGCGATTGCCCGTAAATATCCGGATTTGCCGATTCAGATCGGTGGCGGCATCCGCTCTCTGGATACCATTGAACAATATCTTGCTGCCGGTGTGAGTTACTGCATCATTGGCACACAGGCGGTCAAGCAGCCTGAATTTGTCCAACAGGCCTGTGCTCGTTTTGCCGGTCATATCATTGTCGGGATCGATGCCAAAAACGGCATGGTGGCGACAGAAGGCTGGGATGATGTATCGACTGTCAAGGCGACCGATCTGGCCAGGCAGTTTGCCAGTAATGGCGTCAGTGCCATTGTCTACACCGATATCAGCCGTGACGGCATGATGCAGGGCGTCAACGTTGAGGCCACCGTGGAAGTGGCTGAGGCCGGGGGTATTCCGGTCATCGCCTCTGGTGGTGTTACCAATATGGATGACATCAGACGCTTGGTAACGGTGGCGGGGCGCGGCATTTGTGGTGCGATTACCGGCCGGGCAATTTACGAAGGCTCGCTGGATGTCGCTGAGGCTCAACAGTATTGTGATCAACAGGCAGGTAACTGA
- the hisH gene encoding imidazole glycerol phosphate synthase subunit HisH, translating into MTSKSVAVIDYGMGNLHSAAKALQHVSPETKVVVTSDARTILSCDHVIVPGVGAIRDCVGEILRLELGQVIAEAMKNKPVLGICIGMQTFMDHSDENGGVDCLGFFAGQVHHFGEIFDENGQALKVPHMGWNNVFQREPHPLWNNIADGSRFYFVHSYYVECDDENEVAGTCNYGLPFDAVIFRDNIAATQFHPEKSSTAGLQLLSNFLAWDGTL; encoded by the coding sequence CTGCAGCATGTGAGCCCCGAAACGAAAGTAGTGGTCACCAGCGATGCCAGGACCATTTTGAGCTGTGATCATGTCATCGTTCCAGGTGTCGGTGCGATTCGCGACTGTGTCGGTGAGATTCTGCGGCTGGAGCTGGGTCAGGTTATCGCTGAAGCCATGAAGAACAAACCCGTTCTGGGGATATGTATTGGTATGCAGACGTTCATGGACCATTCCGATGAAAACGGTGGAGTTGATTGTCTGGGATTCTTCGCCGGGCAAGTCCACCACTTTGGTGAAATATTCGATGAAAACGGTCAGGCCCTGAAGGTTCCACATATGGGATGGAACAATGTGTTCCAGCGCGAGCCGCACCCGTTATGGAACAATATCGCCGATGGCAGCCGTTTTTATTTCGTCCATAGTTACTATGTTGAATGTGATGATGAAAACGAAGTGGCCGGTACATGCAATTACGGCCTGCCGTTCGATGCCGTAATCTTCCGCGATAACATCGCTGCCACACAGTTTCACCCGGAAAAATCGTCCACTGCCGGCTTGCAACTGCTAAGTAATTTTCTGGCCTGGGACGGCACTCTCTAA